The sequence TACCAGGGTCTGTTACGGCGCCAGAGTATCCTTGCTGGTTGCTGTCGGTGCTACCGCTGTCGGCGGAGTAACCGGAGTGATTCTGGGCCTTATTGCAGGCTATATGGGAGGAATTGTGGATGCCGTCCTGATGAGAATCATGGATGGAGTCCTTGCCTTTCCCTTTATTCTGCTTTCCATTGTTCTTATGACCGTCCTGGGGTCGGGTATTATCAATGTGATCCTTGCCATAGGCATAGCGGAGATTCCACGGTTTGCAAGAGTCGTAAGGGGACAGGTGCTGATCGTAAAAAAGGAAGAATACTGCAATGCCGGAAGGGTGATCGGAATATCTCATTTCCGTATGCTGGCACACCATATCCTGCCAAATACTGTTTCAGAGGTAATCGTGTATGGGACTCTTAATATAGCCAGTGCCATTATTTCGGAAGCGGCATTAAGCTTTCTGGGGCTTGGCATTGAACTGCCTACCGCCTCATGGGGAAGTATTCTCCGTTCCGGAAGAAACTGCTTAAATACGGCCCCTCATATTGCAGCCGTATCAGGTACCTTCATATTGATCACTGTGGTCGGCTTTAATCTGCTGGGAGACGGTATCCGGGATGTGCTGGATCCAAAAATGAAAAAGTAGGTAATGAATATGGATATTAACAGGATAAAAAAAGATGTGGATCAGAGCATTGAGGAAAAAGGAGAAGATTTGTGGGGACTTGCCAGATACCTCTGGGAAAATCCTGAATATAATTTTAACGAATTCAAATCCAGCAGAGCCATATGGGAACTTTTGGAGAACTACGGATTTAAAGTGGAAAAAGAAATCTGCGGTTTGAATACGGCCTTTCGCGGGGAATATGACAGCGGAAAGCCGGGGCCTCATATCGGCTTTCTGGCAGAATATGATGCGGTTCCCGGAATGGGACATGCCTGCGGTCACAACCTGATGGCAGCAATGGCTGTGGGAGCCGGTTTTGGAGTAAAGTCTGTCATCCACCGTCTTGGGGGGAAGATCTCTGTGTTTGGAACCCCTGCGGAAGAGGGAGGAGGGGGGAAGGTCATTTTGCTGGAGAAAGGAGCATTCCAGGGCCTTGATGCGGCAATGATCCTCCATTCTGCCAATGAAACGGTAGTCAATGATATTTCCTATTCAAAGACAGATCTGACCGTTGAATATCAAGGTAAGAGCGCTCATGGAGCCACCTGGCCGGAAGAAGGAAACAGTGCCCTGGATCCCTTGCTTCAGTTATTCCAGTATATAGGCGGACAGCGCCTGCGCTGGAACGGCAGGGGAACGATCCTTGGGGTTATTACAAACGGAGGTAAGGATCCTATCCATATTCCTGATTTTTGCCAAGCTAAATTTACGGTCAGGTCTTTTGACAAGAGATTTAAAGAACAGATATTGAAGGAGTTTCTGGAGGCAGGACAGTCCCTTGGGACTATGACAGGAACCAGGTTCCGGTATGAATGGGATGGGTATACCTATGAAGATATCCGCAATAACAGCCAGCTTGAAAAGCTTCTTTTAAGAAACTTAGAAGACCTTGGAGAAAAGGTAATGCCAAGGAGAAAAGAACTTGGAATCGGCTGTACCGATGTGGGGAATCTTACTCATGTCATTCCAGGACTCCAGTCCTATATCCAGGTGGTTCCCGGCTTAAGAGGCCATACGAAGGAATTTGAGGAGGCCTGCGGCAGTATGTCCGGCAGAAGGGCTGTGTTGGTGGGAGCCAAAGCCATGGCTTTTACAGCGGCGGATCTGCTGTCCTCACCTGAAGCAATGGAAAAGGTAAAGCAAAGCTTTGCGGAAATGAATAAAAAATATGAGTAAAGGAGGTGCTGCTGTGGGAGAAGTATTATTAACAGTGAATGACTTAAAAACATATTTTTATACGGCAAGCGGCGTGAGCAAAGCAGTCGATGGAGTGAGCTTTCACATAAACCGGGGAGAAATCATGGGAATTGTGGGAGAGTCAGGGTCAGGAAAAAGCGTTGCCTCCTCCTCGATCATCCGGCTGCTGCCGGCCAGAACCGGAAAAATTGTAAGCGGCAGCATAGACTTTGACGGAACAGATGTATTGAAGCTGGGAAAAAGGGAGCTTTTGTCCTTCCGGGGCCGGGATGTTTCCATGATTTTTCAAAATCCCATGACTTCCCTTTCGCCGGTATTTAAGGTAGGCCATCAGATGGTGGAAATGATCTGCGCCCATCACAAGGTCAGCAGGCAGGAGGCTTACCGCATGGGAGAAGAAGCTTTAAGAATGGTTGGAATACCGGATGCCGGGCGGCGGATGGATTCCTATCCCTATGAATTGTCAGGCGGCATGTGCCAGCGGGTAATCATAGCAATGTCCCTGTGCAGCAATCCGAAACTGATCATTGCGGATGAACCCACGACAGCTCTGGATGTGACGGTTCAGGCACAGGTGCTGGAGCTGTTAAAGGATATGCGGGAGAAAAACGGGATGGCCATTCTACTGATTACCCATAATCTTGGTGTGGTATGGCAGATGTGTGACAGCGTCATGGTGATGTATGCGGGAAAGACCGTTGAGTATACGTCCTGTAAGGAATTGCATCACAATCCCCTTCATCCTTACACCTGGGGACTGTTGGATTCCATGCCGAAGCTGAGCAGCAATTCCGGAGAAGAGCTGGCAACGATCCAGGGAACCCCGCCGGATTTAAGATTGACGGGAACCTGCTGTAATTTTTCCAACCGTTGCCCATATGCAGAGGAACTGTGCAGAAACCAGGTTCCTGACTTAAAGGAACTTGAGCCGGGGCATTTCGTTGCCTGTCACAGGCAAAGGGAGGAAAGCCGTCTTTTTCGGGGAGGTGTGAAACAACATGAGTGAGAAAAGGATGATCTTACAAGTGAAAGGCTTGTCTAAGGATTTCCAGATAAAAGGAAAGAAGCTGGGGAGCAAAAAAGCGGTTCTTCATGCGCTGCAGGAAATCGACTTAGATATTCATGAGGGAGAGGTACTTGGTGTCATAGGAGAATCAGGATGCGGGAAATCCACCCTGGGAAGGTGCCTGGTAGGCTTACATAAACCGACAGAAGGGGAAATCCTGTTTGAAGGAAAAAGCATATTGGGAGTCAGAGCAAAGGATAAGCTGGAAATGTGCAGGAACATTCAAATGATATTCCAGGATCCCTATTCTTCACTGGATCCCAGGCATACTGCGGCTGATTCTGTTTCTGAACCCATGGTGGTTCATAAAACCGTAAAAGGCAGAGCAGCGATGGAGCAGAGGGTTTTAGAGCTTTTGAAACAGGTAGGGCTGGATGTGCAGCATATGAACCGGTATCCCCATGAGTTTTCAGGCGGGCAGAGGCAGCGTCTGAACGTGGCCCGTGCCATATCCATAAATCCCAGGCTGATCATCTGTGATGAGCCGGTATCAGCTCTTGATGTATCCATTCAGGCCCAGGTAATCAATCTTTTAAAGAAGCTTCAAAAGGAATACAATCTTACTTATGTGTTCATATCCCATGATTTAAGCGTTGTAAAATATGTCAGCGACAGAATCGTAATCATGTATCTTGGGCGGATCGTGGAAATCTGCAACGGAGGAGATATCTATAAGAATCCCCTGCATCCGTATACCCAGGCGCTGTTATCGGCGATTCCTCCGGAATGCCCTGATGAGGAAAAAGAGCGGATCGTACTTCAGGGAGAGGTTCCAAGCCCCATTGGAGAACGAAAGGGCTGCCCCCTGGCTGGACGGTGCCCTCAGTGCATGGAACGGTGCAAAAACGAAATGCCAAGGCTGAAACAACAGGGAGAAGAGGGACATCAGGTGGCCTGCTTCCTATACGAAAAAAAGTAAACCGGAAACGGAGGATTATGGGATGACAAAAAAGGAACTTCTGCACTATGTGGATGAGCATAGGGAAGAATTGATACAGCTTGTATCGGAACTGATTCAGATAAAAAGCGAAAATCCTACGGGTACCCAGAGAGGCGTGATTGATTATGTGGAAACATTTCTTGGGAAAGCAGGGATTGAGTTTAAAGAAACCGGCTGCAATCCGGATTATCCCTGCATTGTAGCAGGGATCGGAAGTGAAACGGGATTTTCCATGATTATTAACGGTCATGTGGATGTGGTGCCGGCCGGTGATTTAAGCCAGTGGGATTTTGATCCCTTTTCCGGTGAGATCACAGAGACCCAGATCTTAGGCAGAGGGACCTCTGATATGAAGGCAGGGGTGGCCGGCGTTTTATTTGCCCTTTCCCTTTTGAAAAGAGAGCATGTTCCGTTAAATGGGAACATCAGGCTCCACATAGTTTCCGATGAGGAAAGCGGAGGGCAGTTCGGAACCCAGTGGCTGTGTGCCAACGGCTATGCGGACCATGCCGATGCCTGTCTGGTGGCGGAGCCAACATCTATGAATACCATTGAGATCGGACAAAAGGGAGGCCTTCTTCTGACCTTGAAGGCCTTTGGGAAATCGGCCCATGGAAGTCTAGGAAATTTTAAGGGAGAGAATGCTATTTTGAAATTATCCAGGGTTCTTCCCCATATCTCCATGCTCACGGAAATAAAGGGCCATTTTACAGACAGGCAGCAAAAGCCATTAAAGGATTCCCAGATGCTGGCGGAGAAAGAAAATAATATTCCTGGATTAGGAAGGGCTATTGATCATGTGACCACAAATGTAGGCCTTATAAAAGGAGGAACCAGGCACAATATGGTTCCTGATTATTGTGAGGCTATTGTTGATGTACGGTTGCCCATCGGAGTCCGCAAAGAAGAGATTGAAGAGGTATTAGAACAGATCATGGAGGCCAGCGGAGCAGAGGGGGTGGAGTATGAGCTTCATTATAAGAGCGAAGCCAACTTCACCGACCATGAAGCCCCCATTGTCCTGGCATTTAAGAAAAATGCAGAAGAATTATTGGGAAGAGAGGTCATACCTGCCTACCAGTGGGCATCAAGTGATGCCAGGGATTACCGGCTGCTTGGAATCCCCACCATCCAGTTCGGCCCTTCCAATACGGTTGGGATTCATTCCTATAATGAAACGGTCCAGATCCAGGACGTGGTCACGGCTGCCAAAACTTATATAGGTGCTATTTGTGATCTTATGGAGGTTTTGTAAAACACCCCGCAGGCAGTCACCAAGGTCAGGCCGCCTGGCGCCTGACCGCTGCTTTCGTGAGAATAAATTTTTGGAGGATTCGCAATGTTGATGAAACAATTGATAGAGGTACATGACCTGCTTGACAGCAGCTATGCAAACGGAAAGGGGGCAATGGAGTATTTAAAAACCATCAGGCCGGATGCTGACGTGGAAGTATATACCTTGGTGGGACAAAAGGGAAAAACAGATATGATTAAGGTAAGGATTCCCGGAGCGAAAGGAAAGGCAAAAGGTTTAGATGCCCCGACCATCGGACTGCTTGGAAGATTGGGAGGCCTGGGAGCCAGACCGGAGAGGATCGGCTTTGTCTCTGACGGGGATGGGGCCCTTATCGCCTTATCCTTAGCGGCGAAACTGCTGGACATGCAGAACAAGGGGGACTATCTGGATGGCGATGTTTTTATATCCACCCATATCTGCCCGGATGCGCCCACCAGAGAGCACAAGCCGGTTCCGTTTATGGATTCTCCGGTGAATATGGCGCAGGTGAATCAGGAAGAGGTAACGGTGGAGCTGGATGCCATTTTATCCGTTGATACCACAAAGGGAAACAGGATCATCAACAACAGAGGTTTTGCCGTTTCTCCTACTGTAAAGGAAGGATACATATTGCGGGTTTCCGAGAGCATTTTGGATCTGATGCAGACAACAACAGGAAAACTGCCTTATGTATACGCCCTTTCCCAGCAGGATATCACGCCTTATGGAAACGGACTGTATCACTTAAACAGCATTCTTCAGCCAGCAACCGCCACAAAAGCACCCGTGATCGGAGTTGCCATAACAACGGAGGCGCCGGTCGCAGGATGCGCAACCGGTGCAACCCATATCACGGATTGTGAAGAGGCGGCAAGGTTCATGCTGGAGGTTGCTAAGGCTTACGGCAGGGGAGAATGCAGTTTCTATGATGAAATGGAGTTTGATAGGATCCAGTATTTATATGGAACCATGGGACATTTTCAAACCCTGGGAACAGGAAACGAATGTGACGACGACGCTTAGGATTTAAGTGTTTTTTAACAGCTCCCAGGCGCAGATTCCCAAATACAGACGGAAGATGTCCTCAATGGCTGTGATATCGCTGCACAGAAGCTTTTTGATGGCAGATAGCCGGGCGGTCAGGGTATTCCTGTGGATGAAAAGCTTCTGAGCGGTTTCAGTCAGATTCATAGAGTTTTCCAAATACGCCTTAAGGGTCACAAGAAGCTCGCTTTTATTCTCGGAATCATAGATAGCAAGGCTGCTGACGGTATCTTCGTATATTTTTTCTCTTTCATAAGTGGTCAGCTGGTTTAAAAGATGATAAGCAAATTGCCTGGTATAAGAATGAATGTGGGCGGTTTGGCGGTCGGAGGTCTGCAGGTGTAATGTCTGCAGGCTTTCTTCATATGCCTTTGCAATGGAAGTGCAGGTAGTATGGCAGCGGCTGATCCCCAGTCTGAAAAAGGTTTGATAATCCTTTAAATAATCCGACAGCTGCAGGGCAGCCTGATTGGACAGTGAGAGCGCCTCCACATTAGGTATTTGTTTCGGATACAGGAGAAAAATAACAATACGGTTTTCGTTGTGGCATAAGAAGTATTTATGGCTCAAATGGATCAGTCCCTGGTTTACGGCATTGTAGAGGCTGCGGAAAAGCTTGCTTTCTTTTGACTGGCATTCCAGGGTGATGCATACCTTTTTTAAGTCGTTTGGAAAGGAATAGGCATCGCAAATCACCCGAATTTCCTCAATGGATTTATTTTTAATGTCCGAAAGCATATAGAAAAAAGAATCATAATAATTTTCCTGGGAAAAGGCTCTGTTTTGAATCTGCATGGATGTGAGTTCCAGCGCGAGTACGGAGAATATCTGCTTAAGGACTTCCATGATGGTGGTGTCGATTTCTTTTTTGGTGATATCAATACATAAGTAATGCTTGTTGTCGGGAAGCAGAAAGGTATGAAAGGTAAGGAGTGTGTCATTGCAGTAAAAGTTACGTTTTCTGACGAGCTCTTTTGGTGTTTTCTCCGGCAGGGAATTGAACGGCTGGATCTGCAATTTGTGAATTCTGGAAAAATCCCCGTATTCTTTGGGCGGAATGCGGTAATATATGGGGAAATCAGTAGTTGTGGTTATCATTGTCATGGAATTGGTATAATTAGATATCCGCTCAAGCATTTTCATGATTCCTTCTCTATTAAAAAAGGATTCATGAAATTTTTCCGCCTCGCTGAGGATGAATTGCTGCCTTAAAATTTTCTGCTCAATAAGATTTTCGTTTATTATATTTATTATGTTGGTATAACCATGATAAAAAGGCACCGAAACAAGCGCAAGTCCATACTTGGCAGCCTCTTCGATCATGGAGTCGGGAATCCTGTCAAAAAAACGTTTCACTTTAATGCAGAATGCGGTACAGTCAATGGCATGGAGGTCCGCAATTATTTTTTTCTGGATTTCAAAATCATTATAAAAAATGTAACCCGTTGTAAGAACGATTTCATTCTTTTTTATCCACTTTACACCGTCAGGATTATCAAGCACGCTGATGCCGGTGATGGTTTTATGAAGAGCTTCATCTTCTCCAATGAATTCCAGATTATCTATGGGGGTTTCATATATAAACCATCCAAGGGTCAAGGGAGGATATTTCATTTCATGCTCCTTTTCATTCAAAAACAAAGATTAACCAGGGACTTGATTATTTTTGACAATCATAGCATTGACTGTTTCACTTGACAAGTTAAACTTGTTTTTTTACAGAAAGCCTTATATAATAATGGAAAATAAAATGCGGTTGGAAAGGCGGATCAATATTATGATACAGGACTTTACAATTCACACATTCCTTGAAAAACTATCCTCAAAAAGCCCAACGCCGGGCGGTGGCGGGGCAGCAGGTCTTGGCGGTGCCATAGGAGCGGCTTTGGGAGAGATGGTGGTAAACTTAACTCTTGGCAAGAAGCGGTATGCCGATGTGGAAGAAGAAATGCAGTCAATCCTTGAAAAGCTGGAAGTTTTGAAAAGCGAATTTTTAAGGCTTGCAGATGAAGACGAAGTTGTATTTGTTCCTTTGGCGGCTGCATACGGCCTCCCCTCCGGCACGGAGGAAGAAAAACTCCATAAGGCGGAAATCTTAGAAACCCACCTTCTTGCAGCCACTCTGGTTCCTCTCATGGTCATGGAGCGTTCCATGGAAACTCTTGATATCATGGAGATCCTGGCAGAAAAGGGAAGCCGTCTGGCTGTCAGTGACGTAGGCGTGGGAGTTCAGTTTATCCGTTCCGCACTGCTGGGAGCCAAGATGAATGTTTCCATCAATACAAAGTCCATGAAGAATCGGGAAAAGGCCGGACAGCTACAGGTTCAGGCGGAACACCTGGCAGAAGAAGGAATCAGAAAGGCAGATGCCATCTATGCGAAGGTGGAAGCTGCGTTAAAGGCATAATAAGGAGGAGGAAAACAGACGTGATAACCTTAAAGGGTGCAGCCGTATCTGCAAAAATCAAGGAACAGGTAGAAACGCTTTTGACTGATTTAAAGGGAAAAACTCCAAAGCTTGCCATTGTGCGGGTAGGAGAACGGCCGGATGACTTATCCTACGAGCGGGGAGCTTTAAAGAAGATGGAAAGCTTCGGTCTGATGGGGGAAAGCTTTGCATTTCCCCAGGACATCACTGATGAAGCATTTAAGGAAGAATTTGCAAAGATCAATGAAAACCCGGACATCGATGGCATCCTTCTCCTTCGTCCCCTGCCAAAGCAGATCAAGGAAAAGGATATTGAGCATATGATTGACCCGGGAAAAGATTTGGATGGCATATCACCAGAAAATATCGCCAGGGTATTTGCCGGAGACAATACCGGATTTGCACCCTGTACGGCGGAAGCGGTGGTGGAAGTCCTAAAAGCCAATGATATTGCCCTGACAGGAAAGAGAGTAGCCATCGTGGGCAGAAGTATGGTAGTTGGCCGCCCCTTATCCATGCTGATGCTGAAAGAGAACGCTACGGTTACCATCTGCCACACCCGTACGGAAGATTTAAAGGAAACCTGTAAAAATGCTCAGATCCTTGTGGCTGCTGCCGGTCGTGCAAGGATGGTGGATGCATCTTTTGTAGGTACGGATGCCATAGTGGTTGATGTGGGAATCAATGTGGACAAAGACGGAAAGCTTTGCGGAGATGTGGATTTTGATTCTTTAGAAGGAACTGCCTCCATGGCAACTCCTGTACCAGGAGGTGTAGGAGCGGTGACAACGGCTGTGCTGGCAAGGCATCTGGTGTTGGCTGCCCTTAAAAGATAAAACTCTTTTTATGCGAAAAAGTAAAACAGAGGCGCTGCAGAAAAAGCAGTGCCTCTGTTTTTTATCCGTTTAATGCCTGCCGCTTCACCTGTCCGATAGCTCCCAGTACTGGTGGGAAATACAGGATTAATACGGTTAATACTAACTCTGGCAGGATATAAGTGGCATTATAACCCAGAGTATAAACCAATGGGGGTATGCCCTCCGGTGTATAGGAAGCAAAGAATATATAACCGGAGATAACATGGAATAAGTACCGACCCGTAACGCCCACAATATATCCGGCTACAAGACCGTGCTTTTTATTACTGAACAGACCGGAAAGCCCCAAAGCACCGAATGCCAAGGGATAGTCAAGAAGAACCTGGATCGGAGCGAATATATAGGGGTTCGTGATAAACTGTAAAATTCCGTAGGCTACACCGGTCGTGATCCCGGCCTTTACACCGTAAACATAACCGATGAGGCAGATGAACATCATGGAAAACAGAGTGACGGAGCCGCCAAAAGGAAGGGAAGCTACTTTGATAAAGGAAGTTACCGTTGCAAGCGCCATCGCGCCTGCGCAGTAAACCAGCTGGCGGGTCTGCAGCTTTTGAGATTTAGAAGACGATCTGCCAAGAAGATGCAGGGCAAAAAAGATTGCAGCAAATAGAACAATCACCAGCAAGTATCCTGCCGGCTTTAATAAATACTCTTCACTTTCCGCAGAGTAAGTTAGAAAAAATGACATAAAAAATCCTCCTTTGTGTGCGCAGGAGGGGACTACTATTGCTTCCTTACGCCGGCATTATCCGGTTCAAGTAGTGAGGGTTTGGTTTCTACCAATCTCAGCCAATGGCTCCCCTAGCGTGTGTAATTTATACAATTTTGCTGTGAGTATAGCGCAAATACACAGGCTTGTCAAGCCTTATCAAGTCATGTTTTTCATGTCTGATCCATAACCAAATTGTAAATTCAGTATAAAAATGCAAATTAAGCACAACCTAGTAAAAGCAGTAAAGTTGAAATAAGGTCCGCTTGATTTATTATTAACAAATTGGAGATACGGAGGTTGTTTTAATGACAGGCTTTATTATTGCTCTTATATCCGGAGCGCTTATGAGCATACAGGGAGTTTTTAATACGGGAGTGACAAAGCAGACCAGCATGTGGGTTTCTACAGGCTGGGTACAGCTGACTGCATTTTTGACCTGCCTCATTCTGTGGTATTTCTCCGGCAGGGAGAACATTACCGGTCTATTTGACGTACAGCCAAAGTACTTATTGATAGGCGGCGTTTTGGGTGCATTCATTACCTATACCGTAGTAAGGAGTATGGGGACGCTGGGGCCGGCCAAAGCGGCTCTGATTATTGTAATTTCCCAGATCATTGTTGCCTACGCCATCGAGTTATTTGGCTTGTTCGGTGTTGAAAAGGTAGGATTTGAATGGAAGAAGCTGATCGGCGCGGTTGTTGCCATTATCGGAATCATGATATTTAATTAATTTGGAAATAGTGCTTGTATTTACTTATTTCTTTAGGTAGAATAGTAACATAGGCTGAAGATGGTATCCTTTTTTGGAGATTTTTGTAAGAGGAGGGATATCATGGATTACAAGAAAGTTAAAATCATCCTTATCGCCCTGTGTGTCTTAGGGGCGGGTGTATGTTACGGCTTGAGCAGAAGCCAGGAGGTTCGCAGGTCAGGGATTTCTCTGTCAGAGGAATCGGCTTTATCTTCCGGGGAAACGGTTACCGGAATTGGAGCAGGTGATGGCCCGGCGGCTTTAACGGCAGAAGAGACCAGCTTAGGAAGTGCAGGTGAGGAAACGGCCCTGCCTTTCTATGTACATATCTGCGGAGAAGTTATTTCTCCCGGTGTTTATGAGCTTAAAGAAGGAAGCCGGGTTTTTCAGGCAATCGAGAAAGCAGGCGGAGTCACAGACCAGGCTGCGGCAGAATATTTAAATATGGCGGAGCAGGTCAAGGACGGCATGAAGATCGTGGTCCCTGGTAAGGAAGATGTGGAAGCGGCAAAGGCCAGGGGAGAAATTTCCTTACAGGCAGAGGCTTCATCTAACGTACAAAGAAACAAGGTAAATTTAAATACAGCCACCAAAGAGGAACTGATGACCCTTCGGGGAATCGGAGAAGCCAAGGCAGCTGATATTCTTAAGTATCGGGATAGCCACGGCGGATTTCAAAAGATCGAGGATATCATGAAGATATCCGGCATCAAAGATGCGGCGTTTCAAAAAATAAAAGATGATATAACGGTTTGAAATAGAGGATAGAGGTGTAGTATGGCAAGCGTTTTAGTAGTTGATGATGAAAAACTCATCGTAAAAGGAATGAGATTCAGTCTGGAACAGGACGGTATGGAAGTGGACTGTGCCTATGACGGAGAGGAAG is a genomic window of Lacrimispora sphenoides containing:
- a CDS encoding DMT family transporter, encoding MTGFIIALISGALMSIQGVFNTGVTKQTSMWVSTGWVQLTAFLTCLILWYFSGRENITGLFDVQPKYLLIGGVLGAFITYTVVRSMGTLGPAKAALIIVISQIIVAYAIELFGLFGVEKVGFEWKKLIGAVVAIIGIMIFN
- a CDS encoding helix-hairpin-helix domain-containing protein, translated to MDYKKVKIILIALCVLGAGVCYGLSRSQEVRRSGISLSEESALSSGETVTGIGAGDGPAALTAEETSLGSAGEETALPFYVHICGEVISPGVYELKEGSRVFQAIEKAGGVTDQAAAEYLNMAEQVKDGMKIVVPGKEDVEAAKARGEISLQAEASSNVQRNKVNLNTATKEELMTLRGIGEAKAADILKYRDSHGGFQKIEDIMKISGIKDAAFQKIKDDITV